In the genome of Cupriavidus taiwanensis, one region contains:
- a CDS encoding acyl-CoA dehydrogenase family protein produces MSRQEASYHAPRKMFAPEHEMYRDSVARFLADKVMPGHAEWEAAGLVPRDVWRDAGAHGLLCPGLPEAYCGAGGDFLHSAIVVEEIARALASGVTGFTTHSENVAPYLLEFGTEAQKREFLPRMASGDVVGSIAMTEPGAGSDLKAIRTSAVKVDGGYRLNGQKTFITNGYHADRVLVFAKTEPAAGARGISLFWVDTTSPGFSRGRLLDKIGQKAQDTAELFFEDVFVPDDMLVGERNAGFGYAMSGLVRERLLIALRCAVALEVALDWTIAHVKERRAFDKALIDNQFIRFRLAEIKTHACATRAFVDSCLEQYLAGTLTPDGAAMAKFWAGEATRAIDDLMQFFGGYGYMREYPIARAYTDVRPNRIYGGSAEIMREVIARAL; encoded by the coding sequence ATGTCCCGACAAGAAGCCAGCTACCACGCGCCGCGCAAGATGTTTGCGCCGGAGCACGAGATGTATCGCGACAGCGTCGCCCGTTTCCTGGCTGACAAGGTCATGCCCGGACACGCCGAATGGGAAGCCGCCGGCCTGGTGCCGCGGGATGTCTGGCGCGATGCCGGCGCCCACGGCCTGCTGTGCCCCGGCTTGCCCGAAGCCTACTGCGGTGCCGGCGGCGACTTCCTGCACAGCGCCATCGTGGTGGAAGAGATCGCCCGGGCCCTGGCCAGCGGCGTGACCGGGTTCACCACGCACTCGGAGAACGTCGCGCCGTACCTGCTGGAGTTCGGCACCGAGGCGCAGAAGCGTGAGTTCCTGCCGCGCATGGCCAGCGGCGATGTGGTTGGATCGATCGCGATGACCGAGCCGGGGGCGGGCAGCGACCTGAAGGCCATCCGCACCAGCGCTGTCAAGGTGGATGGTGGTTACCGGCTCAACGGCCAGAAGACCTTTATCACCAATGGCTACCACGCTGACCGTGTGCTGGTATTCGCCAAGACAGAGCCGGCCGCCGGTGCGCGCGGCATCAGCCTGTTCTGGGTCGACACCACCAGCCCCGGTTTCAGCCGCGGCCGTCTGTTGGACAAGATCGGCCAGAAAGCCCAGGACACCGCTGAACTCTTCTTTGAGGACGTCTTCGTGCCGGACGACATGCTGGTCGGGGAGCGCAATGCCGGCTTCGGCTACGCCATGAGCGGGCTGGTGCGTGAGCGCCTGCTGATCGCCTTGCGTTGCGCCGTGGCGCTGGAGGTGGCGCTTGACTGGACCATTGCGCATGTCAAGGAACGCCGTGCCTTCGACAAGGCGCTGATCGACAACCAGTTCATTCGCTTCCGCCTGGCCGAAATCAAGACGCATGCGTGTGCCACGCGTGCCTTCGTCGACAGCTGCCTTGAACAATACCTGGCCGGCACGCTGACGCCGGATGGCGCTGCCATGGCCAAATTCTGGGCCGGCGAGGCCACGCGCGCCATCGATGACCTGATGCAGTTCTTTGGCGGCTACGGCTATATGCGCGAATACCCCATCGCCCGTGCCTACACCGACGTGCGCCCGAACCGGATCTACGGCGGTTCGGCCGAAATCATGCGCGAAGTCATCGCGCGCGCACTCTGA
- a CDS encoding acyl-CoA synthetase: MSVIEQFARATPDRVAYRMVPSGQAVRWAELEQRSRRCAAALLAAGLREGDGIAVLLENHVRYFEILWAAHRIGLYYTTISRHLKADEVEYIVQDCGARVLFCSAQTLGDLAPGALASLRVTRVLLDGSEPGYSNYEAWLEQMPADVTLPRTVEGTDFSYSSGTTGRPKGIKRPLQGANAFFRTGDDARLGWKSLDRDTVYLSTAPFYHTAPVRWNMATMHAGGTSILMEKFEPLAALDAIARYGVTHSQWVPTMFVRLLRLTAAERERFDLSTMRYAIHAAAPCPISVKQQMIDWWGPILYEFYSGTELVGRTSLDSMEWLAHKGSVGRPEFGQVHIVGDDGNEVPQGQTGVVYFSGGGTFAYHNDPEKTREAYNDRGWATYGDIGYVDADGFLYLTDRLANTIVSGGVNIYPQESENVLMSHPAVFDVAVVGVPNTEFGEEVKAVVQLHEPERASPVLAEELIALCRSRISPIKCPRSVDFVAALPRTETGKLLKRAVKASYWPTENRIAH, from the coding sequence ATGTCAGTGATCGAGCAATTCGCCCGTGCCACCCCCGACCGGGTTGCCTACCGCATGGTGCCGTCCGGCCAGGCGGTGAGGTGGGCCGAACTGGAGCAGCGTTCGCGCCGGTGCGCTGCCGCACTGCTGGCTGCCGGTCTGCGCGAGGGCGACGGCATTGCCGTGCTGCTGGAGAACCATGTCCGCTATTTCGAGATCCTTTGGGCCGCGCACCGGATCGGCTTGTACTACACCACGATCAGCCGTCACCTGAAAGCCGACGAGGTGGAGTACATCGTGCAGGACTGTGGCGCCCGGGTACTGTTCTGCTCGGCGCAGACCCTTGGCGACCTTGCCCCCGGCGCGCTGGCATCGCTTCGGGTCACGCGCGTGCTTCTGGATGGGAGCGAGCCGGGCTACAGCAACTATGAAGCGTGGCTGGAGCAGATGCCGGCCGATGTCACGTTGCCGCGCACGGTGGAGGGAACTGACTTCTCATATTCGTCCGGCACCACGGGCAGGCCCAAGGGCATCAAGCGTCCACTGCAAGGCGCCAACGCCTTCTTCCGCACCGGTGACGACGCTCGCCTGGGCTGGAAGTCACTGGACCGCGACACGGTCTATCTGTCGACCGCGCCGTTCTATCACACTGCCCCGGTGCGCTGGAACATGGCCACGATGCACGCCGGTGGCACCTCGATCCTGATGGAGAAGTTCGAGCCGCTGGCGGCGCTGGATGCGATCGCGCGCTACGGCGTGACCCATAGCCAGTGGGTGCCGACCATGTTCGTGCGCTTGCTGCGACTGACTGCGGCGGAGCGCGAGCGCTTCGACCTGTCCACCATGCGCTATGCGATCCACGCCGCCGCGCCGTGTCCGATCTCAGTCAAGCAGCAGATGATCGACTGGTGGGGGCCGATCCTCTATGAGTTCTACAGCGGCACCGAACTGGTCGGTCGCACCTCGCTGGACTCAATGGAATGGCTTGCGCACAAGGGGTCGGTCGGACGGCCCGAGTTCGGGCAGGTACACATCGTCGGCGACGATGGCAATGAAGTGCCGCAGGGCCAGACCGGCGTGGTCTACTTCTCCGGCGGCGGGACCTTTGCCTACCACAATGATCCGGAGAAAACCCGGGAGGCCTATAACGACCGTGGGTGGGCCACCTATGGGGACATCGGCTACGTCGATGCCGATGGCTTCCTTTACCTCACGGACCGCCTTGCCAACACCATTGTCTCGGGCGGCGTCAACATCTATCCGCAGGAATCCGAGAACGTGCTGATGAGCCATCCGGCGGTCTTCGACGTGGCGGTGGTCGGCGTGCCGAATACCGAATTCGGCGAGGAAGTGAAGGCGGTGGTCCAGTTGCACGAGCCTGAGCGCGCGTCGCCGGTCCTGGCCGAAGAACTGATCGCGCTTTGCCGCAGCAGGATCTCCCCGATCAAATGCCCGCGCTCGGTCGATTTCGTCGCGGCGCTGCCGCGCACCGAAACCGGCAAGCTGCTCAAGCGCGCCGTCAAGGCCAGCTACTGGCCAACCGAAAACCGAATCGCGCATTGA
- a CDS encoding MaoC family dehydratase, whose protein sequence is MAIDYHRLRSWAFFDQISNYAANDNIRYALSLGFGTDPMDEADLPFVFEEGLSVVPTFLATVGAPGAWASDPGTGIDWMQILHGEHRMRFFAVPAASGAVRSQTRVSRVVDKGAGKGALVVTERRIEDQASGELLATVEHVSFCRADGGFACAATPGDAPPEPLPAVPERAPDMIMSMPTQPSAALLYRLNGDRNPIHVLPAAARQAGFERPILHGLCTYGMACRALLKQACGGDSSRLASLSVRFSSPFVPGETLRVEMWRGEGQVRFRALADERNVVVLSHGVADLHP, encoded by the coding sequence ATGGCCATCGACTATCACCGCCTGCGCTCGTGGGCGTTTTTTGACCAGATTTCCAACTATGCGGCGAATGACAACATTCGCTATGCGCTGAGCCTCGGCTTTGGCACCGATCCGATGGACGAGGCGGACTTGCCCTTTGTCTTTGAGGAAGGACTGAGCGTGGTGCCCACCTTCCTCGCCACCGTCGGCGCGCCAGGTGCATGGGCAAGCGACCCGGGTACGGGCATCGACTGGATGCAGATTCTGCACGGCGAGCACCGGATGCGCTTTTTTGCAGTGCCCGCGGCGTCTGGCGCGGTACGCAGCCAGACGCGCGTCAGCCGCGTGGTGGACAAGGGCGCCGGCAAGGGCGCGCTGGTGGTCACTGAGCGGCGCATCGAGGACCAGGCCAGCGGCGAGTTGCTGGCGACCGTCGAGCATGTCTCGTTCTGCCGGGCAGATGGTGGCTTTGCTTGCGCCGCCACGCCCGGCGATGCACCGCCCGAGCCACTGCCGGCGGTGCCGGAGCGCGCGCCTGACATGATCATGTCGATGCCGACCCAGCCTTCAGCGGCCTTGCTGTACCGCCTCAATGGCGATCGCAATCCCATCCACGTACTGCCCGCCGCCGCCCGGCAGGCAGGCTTCGAGCGGCCGATCCTGCATGGCCTTTGCACTTACGGCATGGCATGCCGGGCGCTGCTGAAGCAGGCTTGCGGTGGGGATTCATCGCGCCTGGCCAGCCTTTCGGTGCGCTTTTCATCGCCATTCGTGCCTGGTGAAACGCTGCGCGTGGAGATGTGGCGCGGCGAAGGGCAGGTCCGGTTCCGTGCGCTCGCCGACGAGCGCAATGTGGTGGTGCTGAGCCACGGCGTCGCCGACCTGCATCCGTAA
- a CDS encoding SDR family NAD(P)-dependent oxidoreductase, with the protein MQNNFKDKVIVVTGAGNGIGRAIAMLLGAQGARVVVNDLGSSGSGEGSDAGPAQKVVDEIRAAGGKAAANTDSVATAESAQAIVDTAIREFGRIDGVINNAGILRDRIFHKMSTAEWQAVLDVHLGGAYFVSRAAAPYFKEQQSGTYVHMTSTTGLVGNFGQANYAAAKLGIVALSKSIALDMARFNVRSNCIAPFAWSRLIGTLPSETEAEKKRLERMQAMKPEQVAPVAAFLSGDASAEVNGQVLAVRGNELIVMSQPRPVASVHRAEGWTLETLAEHAVPAVKRAFTPLERSPEVFSWDPV; encoded by the coding sequence ATGCAAAACAACTTCAAGGACAAAGTCATCGTCGTCACCGGAGCCGGCAATGGCATCGGCCGTGCCATTGCCATGCTGCTGGGCGCGCAGGGCGCCAGGGTGGTCGTCAACGACCTGGGCTCCAGCGGGAGCGGCGAGGGCAGCGATGCCGGACCAGCCCAGAAGGTGGTTGACGAGATCCGTGCAGCCGGCGGGAAGGCCGCGGCGAACACCGATTCGGTCGCGACTGCCGAGAGCGCGCAGGCCATTGTCGATACCGCCATCCGCGAGTTCGGCCGCATCGATGGCGTGATCAACAACGCCGGCATCCTGCGCGACCGCATCTTCCACAAGATGAGCACCGCTGAATGGCAGGCGGTACTGGATGTGCACCTTGGGGGCGCTTACTTTGTCAGCCGTGCGGCGGCGCCTTATTTCAAAGAGCAGCAAAGCGGCACCTACGTCCACATGACCTCCACCACCGGCCTGGTCGGCAATTTCGGGCAGGCTAACTACGCCGCCGCCAAGCTCGGCATCGTGGCGCTGTCGAAATCCATCGCCCTGGACATGGCCCGCTTCAATGTCCGTTCCAACTGTATTGCCCCGTTCGCATGGAGCCGCCTGATCGGCACGCTGCCCAGCGAAACCGAGGCCGAGAAGAAGCGCCTGGAGCGGATGCAGGCGATGAAGCCGGAGCAGGTTGCCCCGGTTGCAGCGTTCCTGTCCGGCGATGCTTCGGCGGAAGTCAATGGCCAGGTGCTGGCCGTGCGCGGCAATGAGCTGATCGTCATGAGCCAGCCGCGCCCGGTGGCGTCGGTGCATCGCGCCGAAGGCTGGACGCTGGAGACGCTGGCGGAGCATGCCGTGCCGGCGGTGAAGCGCGCATTCACGCCGCTGGAGCGCTCGCCCGAGGTGTTTTCCTGGGACCCGGTCTGA
- a CDS encoding Bug family tripartite tricarboxylate transporter substrate binding protein, with amino-acid sequence MKRRFLCQALACLAVVSTAGLAFANPSQESFQAKRPLRLIAPSSPGGILDLTSRLLGKTLSEQLGQPVVVENLPGAGGVIGMQAMLRAEPDGHTLVMGSLGPNAANYALHDKLPYKFEDFAPVAHVLTMPDVVVVNPKLPVKTIAELAAYAKTRPNGLSMAVSTSGSSGHLAGDLLKQRAGITAVDVIYRGASPALTDLVAGQVDFMVDNLITALPLVRAGKLRALAVTTKQRAPELPDTPTMAESGYRDFDVSVWLGLFVSSRTPPAVVQALNAAVNKALADPALREKLAQQGGTAAGGSTRQFDSFVRAEKTRWEQVIKDGNIKPE; translated from the coding sequence ATGAAGCGGCGTTTTCTTTGCCAGGCGCTAGCCTGCCTCGCTGTCGTGTCCACCGCGGGCCTTGCATTCGCCAACCCGTCCCAGGAGAGCTTCCAGGCCAAGCGTCCTTTGCGCCTGATCGCGCCAAGTTCGCCCGGCGGCATCCTTGACCTGACTAGCCGCCTGCTCGGCAAGACGCTGTCTGAGCAACTGGGGCAGCCCGTCGTCGTGGAGAACCTGCCTGGCGCGGGCGGCGTGATCGGGATGCAGGCCATGCTGCGCGCGGAGCCGGACGGCCATACGCTGGTGATGGGCAGCCTTGGCCCCAATGCGGCCAACTACGCATTGCACGACAAGCTGCCTTACAAGTTCGAGGACTTCGCGCCGGTGGCGCATGTGCTGACGATGCCGGACGTCGTGGTGGTTAACCCGAAACTGCCGGTCAAGACCATTGCCGAGCTGGCGGCTTATGCCAAGACGCGCCCCAACGGCTTGTCCATGGCCGTTTCGACGAGCGGCTCTTCCGGCCATCTCGCCGGGGACCTGCTGAAGCAGCGCGCCGGCATTACCGCCGTCGACGTGATCTATCGGGGCGCTTCGCCGGCGCTGACCGATCTAGTGGCAGGGCAAGTCGATTTCATGGTGGATAACCTCATCACCGCACTGCCGCTGGTGCGCGCAGGCAAGCTACGCGCGCTTGCCGTCACGACCAAACAGCGTGCCCCGGAACTCCCCGATACGCCGACCATGGCCGAATCCGGTTACCGCGACTTCGACGTTTCGGTCTGGCTCGGTCTCTTTGTCTCGTCCAGGACGCCGCCCGCGGTCGTGCAGGCGTTGAACGCTGCCGTCAACAAGGCGCTGGCCGATCCTGCGCTGCGCGAGAAGCTGGCGCAGCAGGGCGGTACGGCGGCAGGGGGGTCGACGCGGCAGTTCGACAGCTTCGTGCGCGCCGAAAAAACCCGCTGGGAGCAGGTCATCAAGGACGGGAATATCAAGCCCGAGTAA
- a CDS encoding IclR family transcriptional regulator domain-containing protein has protein sequence MTTADNDGFIRSFARGLAVIHALGRSGTHTVASITASTGLPRTVVRRILLTLCELGYAAESETRGFRLTPKILTLGMTYLTSLPFWGHAQRALETLWTQVTESCGMCVFDGHDAVYVLRIPSLKIRSLGLGVGSHVPAFATAPGRAVLGFQTTEFLSQFLDEASLRAYTDRTVHDKAALLEAFAAVRRDGYAWVDGEFDQHIAGLAVPVRDEHHNVVASISVNLPSGEVTREEAVKRFLPPLRAAAEQLTGLAPAFLSPVVVPTQREAAVSVQA, from the coding sequence ATGACTACTGCCGACAACGATGGCTTCATACGCTCTTTTGCCCGCGGACTTGCCGTTATCCATGCGCTGGGGCGCAGCGGCACGCACACCGTTGCCAGCATCACGGCATCCACTGGCCTCCCGCGGACCGTGGTGCGCCGGATCCTGCTCACGCTGTGCGAGCTTGGCTATGCGGCGGAATCCGAAACGCGGGGTTTTCGCCTGACGCCGAAGATTCTTACCCTCGGCATGACCTACCTGACTTCGCTGCCCTTCTGGGGCCACGCGCAACGCGCCCTGGAAACCCTGTGGACGCAGGTCACCGAGTCATGCGGCATGTGTGTGTTCGACGGGCACGATGCGGTATATGTCCTGCGTATTCCGTCGCTGAAGATCCGCTCACTGGGACTTGGCGTGGGCAGCCATGTGCCGGCCTTCGCCACGGCACCAGGCCGGGCGGTGCTGGGCTTCCAGACCACAGAATTTCTCTCGCAGTTTCTCGACGAGGCCTCCCTGCGCGCCTACACGGACCGCACCGTGCACGACAAGGCGGCATTGCTTGAAGCGTTCGCCGCCGTGCGCCGCGATGGCTATGCGTGGGTGGATGGAGAATTCGACCAGCACATCGCAGGCCTCGCAGTACCGGTACGCGACGAACACCACAACGTGGTGGCATCGATCAGCGTCAACCTGCCCTCGGGCGAAGTCACGAGGGAGGAAGCGGTGAAGCGCTTCCTGCCGCCCTTGCGAGCGGCCGCGGAACAGTTGACCGGCCTGGCGCCGGCATTCCTGAGCCCAGTCGTGGTGCCCACGCAGCGTGAAGCAGCGGTCAGCGTGCAAGCTTGA
- a CDS encoding long-chain-fatty-acid--CoA ligase: MYMTQALHRSMQQRPNAEAVRYMGRSLTYAGLGARVARLAAGLRKLGVQDGDRVAMFSLNSARYIEYYMAVPWAGGVLNPVNIRWSAAEILYSFEDSSTSVLIVDDNFTTVAARVAADSKGLRHVIYAGDGEVPPGMIPYEALIAENPPMEDRLRRGDDLAGIFYTGGTTGFPKGVMLSHANLVSSSTNSLMAGTTTIGGTFLHVMPMFHLACLSAINNGFLANGTHVPMALFDPGRAMEAVAQDQVTDVVLVPTLIQMCLDWLDQNPARAAELSFASLRALRYGASPMSLSLLQRAQAAFPEARFSQGYGMTELSPVATMLGPEYHNEESLANGRMRSVGRPAFTTEVRIVDPEGREVPRGTVGEIAVRGPGVMLGYWNQPEQTAAAIRNGWMHTGDGGYMDEDGFVFLCDRIKDMIISGGENVYSAEVEAALASHPAVAQSAVIGVPHEKWGESVHAVIVLRQGASATLETIQSHCRERIASYKVPRSVEFVEALPLSSVGKVLKHELRKQHWK, translated from the coding sequence ATGTACATGACTCAGGCGCTGCACCGCTCCATGCAGCAGCGGCCCAATGCCGAAGCGGTGCGCTACATGGGCCGCAGTCTGACCTATGCCGGGCTGGGGGCGCGCGTCGCGCGGCTGGCTGCGGGGCTGCGCAAGTTGGGCGTGCAGGACGGCGACCGCGTCGCGATGTTCTCGCTGAACTCGGCGCGCTATATCGAGTACTACATGGCCGTGCCCTGGGCCGGCGGCGTGCTGAATCCCGTCAACATACGCTGGAGCGCCGCGGAGATTCTCTACTCGTTCGAGGATTCGAGCACATCGGTGCTGATCGTCGACGACAATTTCACGACGGTAGCCGCCAGGGTGGCGGCCGACAGCAAGGGCCTGCGCCACGTCATCTATGCGGGTGATGGCGAGGTGCCGCCGGGCATGATCCCGTACGAGGCGCTGATTGCCGAAAACCCGCCAATGGAAGACCGCCTGCGCCGGGGCGACGACCTTGCCGGCATCTTCTATACCGGCGGTACCACGGGCTTTCCGAAAGGCGTGATGCTTAGCCATGCCAATCTGGTCTCGTCGTCGACAAACAGCCTGATGGCGGGCACGACGACCATCGGCGGGACCTTCCTGCACGTCATGCCGATGTTCCATCTGGCGTGTCTCTCGGCAATCAACAATGGATTCCTGGCCAACGGGACGCATGTCCCGATGGCTTTGTTCGATCCGGGCCGCGCCATGGAAGCCGTCGCGCAGGACCAGGTCACGGACGTGGTGCTGGTGCCGACCCTGATCCAGATGTGCCTGGACTGGCTGGACCAGAATCCGGCGCGTGCCGCGGAACTGAGCTTTGCGTCGCTGCGCGCGCTGCGCTATGGCGCGTCACCGATGTCGCTGTCGCTGCTGCAGCGTGCGCAGGCCGCGTTCCCGGAGGCCAGGTTCAGCCAGGGCTACGGCATGACGGAGTTGTCGCCGGTGGCGACCATGCTGGGGCCGGAATACCACAACGAGGAGTCGCTGGCCAACGGCCGCATGCGCTCGGTGGGCAGGCCTGCATTTACGACCGAGGTCAGGATCGTCGATCCAGAGGGCAGAGAGGTGCCACGCGGCACGGTCGGCGAGATCGCGGTGCGCGGCCCCGGGGTGATGCTGGGCTACTGGAACCAGCCCGAGCAGACCGCCGCGGCCATCCGCAACGGCTGGATGCATACCGGCGACGGCGGCTACATGGATGAGGACGGCTTCGTGTTCCTGTGCGACCGCATCAAGGACATGATCATTTCCGGCGGCGAGAACGTCTACTCGGCGGAGGTCGAGGCGGCGCTGGCGAGCCATCCCGCGGTCGCACAGTCGGCGGTCATTGGCGTACCACACGAAAAATGGGGCGAGTCCGTGCATGCGGTGATCGTGCTCAGGCAGGGAGCCAGTGCGACATTGGAGACGATCCAGTCCCACTGCCGAGAACGCATTGCCAGCTACAAGGTCCCCCGCAGCGTCGAATTCGTGGAGGCGTTGCCTTTGTCGAGCGTCGGCAAGGTGCTCAAGCACGAGCTTCGCAAGCAACACTGGAAGTAG
- a CDS encoding SDR family NAD(P)-dependent oxidoreductase, giving the protein MSKLAGKSAIVTGSGRGIGREVALKLASEGARVVVNDLDAEPANEVVDLIRSQGGEAVSCVGSVTATDFADRLVGTAVKHFNGIDIIVNNAGYTWDNVIQKMTDEQWYAIIDCHLTAPFRILRAAQPVISAAAKAEAAEGREVFRKIVNISSGAAGGNAGQSNYSTAKAGILGLTKTLAKEWGRLKVNVNAVAFGLIETRLTQALAGDQSKTVSIEGREIKVGVQQAMLDNASRVIALGRAGKAEEAAGAVYLLCTPESNFLSGQVLYCGGGPGANF; this is encoded by the coding sequence ATGAGCAAGCTCGCAGGCAAGTCTGCCATCGTCACCGGCTCGGGCCGAGGCATCGGCCGTGAGGTGGCCCTGAAGCTGGCGTCCGAGGGCGCGCGCGTGGTGGTGAACGACCTCGATGCCGAACCGGCCAACGAAGTCGTCGATCTGATCCGGTCGCAAGGCGGCGAGGCGGTGTCCTGCGTCGGCAGCGTGACCGCCACCGACTTTGCCGATCGGCTGGTGGGCACCGCGGTGAAGCACTTCAACGGCATCGACATCATCGTCAACAACGCCGGCTACACCTGGGACAACGTGATCCAGAAGATGACCGACGAGCAGTGGTATGCCATTATCGACTGCCACCTGACCGCGCCGTTCCGCATCCTGCGGGCGGCCCAGCCGGTCATTTCGGCTGCCGCCAAGGCCGAGGCCGCCGAAGGGCGGGAGGTGTTCCGGAAAATCGTGAACATCTCGTCGGGCGCCGCCGGCGGCAACGCCGGCCAGTCGAACTATTCGACTGCCAAGGCCGGCATCCTCGGCCTGACAAAGACGCTGGCGAAGGAATGGGGCCGCCTTAAGGTCAATGTGAACGCTGTTGCTTTCGGCCTGATCGAAACGCGATTGACGCAGGCGCTGGCCGGCGACCAGTCGAAGACGGTCAGCATCGAAGGCCGGGAGATCAAAGTGGGCGTGCAGCAGGCGATGCTGGACAATGCCAGCCGCGTAATCGCGCTGGGCCGTGCCGGCAAAGCGGAAGAGGCGGCGGGCGCGGTGTACCTGCTGTGCACGCCGGAGTCAAACTTCCTGTCGGGCCAGGTGCTCTACTGCGGCGGCGGCCCGGGCGCCAACTTCTGA
- a CDS encoding MaoC family dehydratase, whose translation MQAPRYSDVKVGDKLPALALPAINRTTLALYAGASGDHNPIHIDLDFARKSRMPDVFAHGMLSAAYLGRLLTGWVPQSALRNLSIRFTGITHLGNQPTCKGEIVEKFEIDGEKRVKVALKCTNQYGEDKLVGEATVALS comes from the coding sequence ATGCAAGCACCCCGCTATAGCGACGTGAAGGTGGGCGACAAGCTGCCCGCGCTGGCGCTGCCGGCGATCAACCGCACCACGCTGGCCCTGTACGCCGGCGCTTCCGGCGATCACAACCCGATCCACATCGATCTCGACTTCGCGCGCAAGTCGCGCATGCCGGACGTGTTCGCGCACGGCATGCTGTCGGCCGCCTACCTGGGCCGGCTGCTGACCGGCTGGGTGCCGCAGTCCGCGTTGCGCAACCTGTCGATCCGCTTCACCGGCATCACGCACCTCGGCAACCAGCCGACCTGCAAGGGCGAAATCGTCGAGAAGTTCGAGATCGACGGCGAAAAGCGCGTGAAGGTGGCGCTGAAGTGCACCAATCAGTACGGTGAAGACAAGCTGGTGGGCGAAGCCACCGTGGCGCTGAGCTGA
- a CDS encoding MaoC family dehydratase N-terminal domain-containing protein: MADKSMIGMDLGKGSIEVEKGRLRFFAKATGETNPVYTDDAAAHDAGHRSLPVPPTFFMCLNSDVSAASGIDRMKVLQLDLGRILHAEQAFDYHRMAYAGDTLHFTTTVSDVYDKKGGALHFVVSTTRVTNQAGEHVGDMRSTLVERRG, encoded by the coding sequence ATGGCTGACAAAAGCATGATCGGGATGGATCTCGGCAAGGGATCCATCGAGGTGGAGAAGGGGCGCCTGCGCTTCTTCGCCAAGGCAACCGGCGAAACCAACCCGGTCTATACCGACGACGCCGCGGCCCATGATGCGGGCCACCGCTCGCTGCCGGTGCCGCCGACATTTTTCATGTGCCTGAACAGCGATGTGTCGGCCGCTTCCGGCATTGACCGCATGAAGGTGCTGCAACTGGACCTCGGCCGCATCCTGCATGCCGAGCAGGCCTTTGACTATCACCGCATGGCCTACGCCGGCGATACGCTCCATTTCACCACGACGGTCAGCGACGTCTATGACAAGAAGGGCGGGGCGCTGCACTTCGTGGTTAGTACCACCCGCGTGACCAACCAGGCCGGCGAGCACGTCGGCGACATGCGCAGCACTCTCGTGGAACGCCGTGGCTGA